Proteins encoded together in one Corynebacterium liangguodongii window:
- a CDS encoding ABC transporter permease, translating into MRRLSRSARNLAAPRALLPLVGLGVAFVAGPLIALLAAIPWARVPELVATREAQSAFALTLLTASASTAACATIGVPMALWMRRWLEIGRPTLVGLAQVLIYAPLVLSPVVSGLALTFVWGRRGVLGEWLDAAGIPLAYTPWGVIVVQVFVSLPFFVATAVTALRAIPRSLEEAAATEGATRAQTLRHIVLPLAAPGVGTGAVISFARAVSEFGATITFAGNVEGQSRTIPLLISLGLSSGDMDQALGACILLLGVYGIALGMLAAARMLPRGGMRG; encoded by the coding sequence TTGCGCAGGCTCTCTAGATCGGCGCGCAACCTCGCCGCCCCGCGAGCACTGCTGCCGCTCGTCGGGCTCGGGGTCGCCTTTGTGGCGGGCCCGCTTATCGCGCTGCTCGCCGCGATTCCTTGGGCGCGGGTGCCGGAGCTCGTGGCCACGCGGGAGGCCCAATCCGCTTTCGCGCTTACCCTCCTCACTGCGAGCGCATCCACCGCGGCGTGCGCCACGATCGGCGTACCCATGGCGCTGTGGATGCGGCGCTGGTTGGAGATCGGCCGACCAACGCTCGTCGGGCTCGCACAGGTGCTTATCTACGCCCCCTTAGTCCTCTCCCCGGTTGTCTCGGGCCTCGCACTGACCTTCGTGTGGGGGCGGCGCGGAGTGCTGGGAGAGTGGCTCGATGCCGCCGGCATCCCTCTCGCCTACACGCCGTGGGGAGTCATCGTCGTGCAGGTGTTCGTCTCGCTTCCCTTCTTCGTCGCCACCGCCGTTACCGCCCTGCGCGCCATTCCCCGCAGCCTCGAGGAGGCCGCCGCGACCGAGGGCGCAACGAGGGCGCAAACGCTGCGCCACATCGTGTTGCCGCTCGCCGCCCCCGGCGTGGGCACGGGCGCGGTGATTAGTTTCGCCCGCGCGGTGAGCGAGTTCGGGGCGACAATCACGTTTGCGGGAAACGTCGAGGGCCAATCGCGCACAATCCCGCTACTTATCTCCTTGGGGCTTAGCTCGGGGGACATGGACCAGGCACTCGGTGCGTGCATCCTCCTGCTCGGGGTCTACGGCATTGCCCTTGGGATGCTCGCTGCGGCCCGCATGCTCCCGCGCGGGGGCATGCGGGGGTAG
- a CDS encoding pyridoxamine 5'-phosphate oxidase family protein — protein sequence MDLTHSPSHSQTYEQIAYDKWVRRRQGSEAINLPERDGPFEFDPAHLSLIRRADFFFLATVTGSGWPYVQHRGGPKGFVKQLGPTTLGWLEFVGNHQYVTTGNIDRDGRVAMFFVDFPTRMRLKVFGRARVVELDEDPQLIERLRDGGETRINSLATHAFVVDVTATDKNCTKRIKPRWDAEQVNERIDLYRADIRALKERVAQLEEELGSMRTDDGRNA from the coding sequence ATGGACCTGACCCACAGCCCGAGCCACAGCCAGACCTACGAGCAGATCGCCTACGACAAATGGGTCCGCCGCCGCCAGGGCTCGGAGGCGATCAACCTGCCCGAAAGGGATGGCCCCTTCGAGTTCGACCCCGCGCACCTGAGCCTCATCCGGCGCGCGGATTTCTTTTTCCTCGCCACGGTGACGGGCTCGGGCTGGCCCTACGTGCAGCACCGCGGGGGCCCGAAGGGCTTTGTCAAGCAACTCGGCCCCACGACCCTGGGGTGGCTCGAGTTCGTGGGAAACCACCAGTACGTCACCACGGGCAACATCGATCGAGACGGGCGGGTGGCGATGTTCTTCGTCGATTTTCCCACGAGGATGCGCCTGAAGGTCTTTGGCCGCGCGAGGGTCGTGGAGCTCGACGAGGACCCGCAGCTCATCGAGCGGCTGCGCGATGGTGGTGAGACCCGAATAAACTCCCTGGCCACCCACGCATTCGTCGTCGATGTCACCGCCACGGATAAGAACTGCACCAAGCGCATCAAGCCGCGCTGGGACGCAGAACAGGTCAACGAGCGCATTGACCTCTACCGCGCTGACATCCGCGCGCTCAAAGAGCGAGTCGCGCAGCTCGAGGAGGAGCTGGGGAGCATGCGTACCGACGACGGGAGAAACGCATGA
- the modA gene encoding molybdate ABC transporter substrate-binding protein, producing MTATASRLAALALAGVVGLVFLIGCSAPAGRNEVSVFAAASLRPAGVDLARAFAQEHAGASVSWNYAGSSDLERHIAQGAPADVFISADEDTMERALAGEDFAGSQPRVIASNTLVLALAKDNPAGIRSLADLGGARVAVCAPEVPCGKIAAEVLARHGIELAHPTEEPDVAAAATKVATGGVDAAFIYSTDAAAQADKGVTTIGIGDVEPNAYPLALTRRGRDKEAAAHFADWMSGPTAQRILREHGFAQAL from the coding sequence ATGACAGCCACCGCATCGCGCCTTGCCGCCCTCGCGCTCGCCGGCGTGGTGGGTCTGGTTTTCCTTATCGGCTGCTCGGCACCTGCGGGAAGGAACGAGGTTTCGGTCTTCGCGGCGGCCTCGCTGCGCCCCGCGGGCGTGGATCTCGCCCGCGCTTTCGCCCAGGAGCACGCCGGAGCCTCGGTCTCGTGGAACTACGCAGGCTCATCCGACCTTGAGCGTCACATCGCACAGGGCGCGCCCGCGGACGTCTTCATCAGCGCTGACGAAGACACAATGGAGCGCGCCCTCGCTGGAGAAGACTTCGCCGGGTCCCAGCCCAGGGTTATCGCGAGCAACACACTTGTCCTCGCGCTGGCGAAGGACAACCCTGCGGGGATCCGCTCCCTGGCCGACCTCGGGGGCGCGCGCGTAGCCGTGTGCGCCCCCGAGGTTCCCTGCGGCAAGATCGCGGCTGAGGTGCTCGCGCGTCACGGAATCGAACTCGCGCATCCCACCGAGGAACCAGATGTCGCCGCGGCCGCCACAAAGGTGGCCACCGGCGGCGTCGACGCCGCCTTTATTTACTCCACCGATGCGGCGGCGCAGGCCGACAAAGGCGTCACCACCATAGGGATCGGCGACGTTGAGCCCAACGCCTACCCGCTCGCGCTGACGCGCCGCGGGCGGGACAAGGAGGCCGCGGCCCACTTCGCAGACTGGATGTCTGGGCCCACGGCGCAGCGCATCCTGAGGGAGCACGGGTTTGCGCAGGCTCTCTAG
- a CDS encoding molybdopterin molybdotransferase MoeA has translation MNDPVRSPEDHARAAAAMIPPIPVEQVPAAGAIGRRLARDVPAPGPLPAFDNSQMDGYALGKEHLGGGAFPLGPVIAAGADPAALYPEGLSGAIAPIMTGAALPRGAAAVVPVEACEPGYFDDGATAAIVPAAPRGQFIRRRGSDIGPGDLLFPKGHRVNARTVGAAALAGIEHLPVRRQARVLLCTGGEEIGGAGPAQIPDANAPMLRALCARHGIDVAGHISTADDPARLGRALVSAVADLAPDVVVTSGGISHGRFEVVRQVLEPLGGWFGHVAQQPGGPQGLAELPTEAGSTPVICLPGNPVSTMVSFRLFVAPLLGEAEEAFEAVAGEDLVGIAGRENFVRGVVEKREGRLVATATGGRGSHLLAQAVDANALLRVPAGRTVKAGDTVKAYSL, from the coding sequence ATGAACGATCCCGTCCGCAGCCCGGAAGACCACGCCCGCGCCGCCGCCGCGATGATCCCGCCCATCCCCGTGGAGCAGGTGCCCGCGGCAGGGGCGATCGGGCGCCGCCTCGCCCGAGATGTCCCGGCACCGGGCCCGCTTCCCGCGTTCGATAATTCGCAGATGGATGGCTACGCCCTCGGCAAGGAACACCTCGGCGGGGGAGCGTTCCCCCTCGGCCCGGTCATCGCCGCGGGCGCAGATCCCGCTGCGCTCTACCCCGAGGGTCTCTCCGGAGCCATCGCGCCGATTATGACCGGCGCGGCGCTGCCTCGCGGTGCGGCCGCCGTCGTGCCGGTCGAGGCGTGCGAGCCGGGGTACTTTGACGACGGCGCGACCGCCGCGATCGTGCCGGCAGCACCCCGCGGGCAGTTTATCCGCCGCCGCGGCAGCGACATCGGACCCGGTGACCTGCTTTTTCCTAAAGGCCACCGGGTTAACGCGCGCACCGTGGGAGCGGCGGCGCTCGCAGGGATCGAGCACCTGCCGGTGCGCCGCCAGGCGCGGGTGCTCCTGTGCACCGGGGGAGAGGAGATCGGGGGCGCCGGCCCGGCTCAGATCCCGGACGCGAACGCTCCCATGCTGCGCGCCCTGTGCGCCCGGCACGGCATCGACGTTGCCGGTCACATCAGCACTGCCGACGACCCGGCGCGGCTAGGCCGAGCGCTCGTCAGCGCTGTGGCGGACCTCGCCCCCGACGTGGTGGTGACGAGCGGCGGGATTAGCCACGGCAGGTTCGAGGTCGTGCGCCAGGTGCTCGAGCCGCTGGGGGGCTGGTTCGGCCACGTCGCCCAGCAGCCCGGCGGCCCGCAGGGGCTCGCCGAGCTGCCGACCGAAGCAGGATCCACCCCCGTGATCTGCCTGCCGGGCAACCCGGTCTCGACGATGGTGAGCTTCAGGCTTTTCGTTGCGCCCCTGCTCGGCGAGGCGGAGGAGGCCTTCGAGGCCGTCGCGGGAGAGGATCTGGTGGGGATCGCCGGGCGGGAGAACTTCGTGCGAGGGGTCGTCGAGAAGCGAGAAGGAAGGCTCGTCGCAACCGCTACGGGCGGGCGCGGCTCGCACCTCCTCGCGCAGGCGGTTGACGCTAACGCCCTGCTGCGCGTGCCCGCTGGGCGCACCGTCAAGGCGGGCGATACGGTGAAGGCGTATTCCCTCTAG
- a CDS encoding molybdopterin-binding protein — MLAAIIVAGGRSQRMSETAPTSAPPKPLLQHGGLPGQPRLVDASIAAADAAERIVVVGPPIDLPAHVARVREDPPFSGPAAAIAAGIRYLESFSPTRVLVLAADLIAPAGAVNALLAAARRHPGAQAWVGSHDGVDQPLASLLDFAAAREAFTDADVTGGSVRRALAPLETYRVEVDAADADTWEDASARRIGLPDGPATWVSARDRVAAAAASMIGEPVASAPLIGTVLAEDVVAPTDVPHYDSSAMDGFAIAGPSPWRLLAHPQAGAQGRNVHRAGGELRPGEALPILTGSLLPRGATAIVRSERCRVDSSSGSHCVVADADPAPGADIRRAGEELRRGEVLLRAGTRLGPRHAALLDACAVDRISAYPRVSVDVALTGNEVITAGVPAPGEVRDAFSRSFPALIEALGAKVGRLDRLADDPLDLSAWLERATADIVVVTGGTGHSGQDFARRAITERADHILAESVRCAPGHPTLVAARDRGDGRPQLFVGAPGNPLAAHVALHSFVSPAIAVASGREFPAAETCRAGEDIEPMTKRRVRLIPAWLNRSTDEAFVLTKTRSHMLSGYAAADALLVVGEGGAARHAPVCYLPL, encoded by the coding sequence GTGCTCGCCGCCATCATCGTCGCCGGCGGGCGCTCGCAGCGCATGAGCGAGACCGCGCCCACCTCAGCGCCGCCGAAGCCGCTTCTCCAGCATGGAGGGTTGCCGGGGCAACCGCGGCTTGTCGACGCCTCCATCGCCGCCGCCGATGCTGCCGAGCGCATCGTCGTTGTCGGCCCCCCGATCGATCTTCCCGCGCACGTGGCACGAGTGCGCGAAGACCCTCCCTTCTCCGGCCCGGCCGCGGCGATCGCCGCAGGCATCCGCTACCTCGAGAGCTTCTCCCCCACCCGGGTGCTCGTGCTCGCCGCCGACCTCATCGCCCCCGCAGGCGCGGTCAACGCGCTGCTCGCCGCGGCCCGCCGCCACCCGGGCGCGCAGGCGTGGGTGGGCAGCCACGACGGCGTGGACCAGCCTCTTGCGAGCCTGCTGGATTTCGCGGCGGCGCGGGAGGCCTTCACCGATGCCGACGTCACCGGGGGCTCCGTGCGCCGGGCGCTCGCGCCTTTAGAGACCTACCGCGTCGAGGTGGACGCCGCCGACGCGGACACGTGGGAAGACGCCTCGGCGCGGCGCATCGGCCTCCCAGACGGCCCGGCAACCTGGGTGTCCGCCCGCGACAGGGTGGCCGCGGCGGCGGCGAGCATGATCGGCGAGCCGGTCGCTTCCGCACCGCTTATCGGGACCGTGCTCGCCGAGGACGTCGTGGCACCCACCGACGTTCCCCACTACGATTCCTCAGCAATGGACGGCTTCGCCATAGCCGGCCCGAGCCCGTGGCGCCTCCTCGCCCATCCCCAGGCAGGCGCGCAGGGCCGCAATGTCCACCGCGCCGGCGGCGAACTGCGCCCTGGCGAGGCGCTGCCCATCTTGACCGGCTCTCTGCTGCCGAGGGGTGCCACGGCCATCGTGCGCTCGGAGCGATGCCGCGTGGACTCGAGCTCGGGCTCGCATTGTGTCGTGGCGGACGCGGACCCGGCCCCCGGCGCGGATATCCGCCGCGCGGGCGAGGAGCTGCGGCGCGGCGAGGTGCTGTTGCGCGCGGGCACCCGCCTTGGCCCGCGCCACGCGGCTCTGCTCGATGCCTGCGCGGTCGACCGCATAAGCGCGTACCCGCGCGTGTCGGTGGATGTGGCGCTCACCGGCAACGAGGTGATCACCGCGGGCGTGCCCGCGCCCGGCGAGGTGCGCGACGCGTTTTCACGCTCGTTCCCCGCCCTCATCGAGGCCCTGGGTGCGAAGGTGGGGCGGCTCGATCGGCTTGCAGACGACCCCTTAGACCTCTCCGCCTGGCTCGAGCGGGCGACGGCCGACATCGTCGTGGTCACCGGCGGGACGGGGCACAGCGGGCAAGACTTTGCGCGCCGAGCGATCACCGAGCGGGCGGATCACATCCTCGCAGAATCCGTGCGCTGCGCACCGGGCCACCCAACCCTCGTGGCCGCGCGCGACCGCGGCGATGGGCGCCCGCAGCTCTTCGTCGGCGCGCCCGGCAACCCGCTGGCCGCCCACGTCGCGCTGCATTCGTTCGTCTCGCCCGCCATCGCGGTCGCTTCCGGCCGCGAGTTCCCCGCCGCCGAGACCTGCCGGGCCGGGGAGGACATCGAACCGATGACGAAGCGGCGCGTGAGGCTGATTCCGGCGTGGCTGAATCGCTCGACCGACGAGGCGTTCGTGCTGACCAAGACGCGCTCGCACATGCTCAGCGGGTACGCGGCGGCCGACGCTCTCCTCGTGGTGGGCGAAGGCGGCGCAGCGCGTCACGCGCCGGTTTGCTACCTGCCCCTCTAG
- the moaA gene encoding GTP 3',8-cyclase MoaA, with protein MSGTRELADRFGRIADDLRISLIDKCNLRCTYCMPAEGMTWLPKEHLMSASEAVRIADIGVRIFGVKDIRFTGGEPLVRKDLEDIIAGVRSAHPAVPISLTTNAIGLDKRIDALVNAGLTRINVSLDTVRRETFRAMTRRDRLEAVIDGIDAARRAGLHPIKVNAVMMRGLNDTQEAELLAWCLGRGLQLRFIEQMPLDADRLWARANLVSAREIRGRLRESYDLTPHPEPRGSAPAQLWDVRHLGGSDVLGQVGIIASVTESFCAACSRTRLTADGHVRSCLFSNEETDLLGPMRAGASDEEIAEIWAGAMWAKPRAYGSDTVTLNTPGYVPPERSMSEIGG; from the coding sequence GTGAGTGGAACGCGCGAGCTCGCGGATCGCTTCGGGCGGATCGCCGACGATCTGCGCATCTCGCTCATCGACAAATGCAACCTGCGCTGCACCTATTGCATGCCGGCCGAGGGAATGACGTGGCTCCCCAAAGAGCACCTCATGTCGGCGTCCGAGGCGGTGCGCATCGCCGATATCGGCGTGCGCATCTTCGGGGTCAAGGATATCCGCTTCACCGGCGGCGAACCGCTCGTGCGCAAGGACTTAGAAGACATCATCGCCGGGGTGCGAAGCGCCCACCCGGCGGTACCCATTTCGCTGACGACGAACGCAATAGGGCTGGACAAGCGTATCGACGCCCTCGTTAACGCCGGCTTGACCCGCATCAACGTGAGCCTGGATACGGTGCGGCGCGAGACCTTCCGCGCGATGACCCGCAGGGACCGACTCGAGGCAGTCATCGACGGCATAGACGCCGCGCGCCGCGCCGGACTTCACCCGATCAAGGTCAACGCCGTCATGATGCGCGGGCTGAACGACACTCAAGAAGCCGAGTTGCTGGCGTGGTGCCTGGGCCGCGGCCTGCAGCTGCGCTTCATCGAACAGATGCCGCTCGACGCCGACCGCCTCTGGGCACGCGCCAACCTCGTGAGCGCCCGCGAGATCCGCGGTCGGCTCCGTGAGAGCTACGATCTCACACCCCACCCCGAGCCGCGCGGATCAGCCCCGGCCCAGCTGTGGGACGTGCGCCACCTCGGCGGATCTGATGTACTCGGCCAGGTCGGCATCATTGCCTCGGTCACAGAGTCTTTTTGCGCCGCCTGCTCGCGCACCCGGCTCACCGCCGACGGTCACGTGCGTAGCTGCCTGTTTTCGAACGAGGAGACCGACCTACTCGGCCCCATGCGCGCGGGCGCCAGCGACGAGGAGATCGCCGAGATCTGGGCCGGCGCGATGTGGGCGAAGCCGCGGGCCTACGGCTCCGACACAGTCACGCTCAATACCCCCGGCTATGTCCCGCCGGAGCGTTCGATGAGCGAGATCGGAGGTTAG
- the fdhD gene encoding formate dehydrogenase accessory sulfurtransferase FdhD: protein MARRLTRNLRVTKVRYLGQDHPEADTRADTLAVEEPLQIRVDGEDFSTTMRTPGHDFELVHGLLHAEGVITTREDLSTLRYCAGATGPGGSNTYNTVDVALSRPAAGRLPVRALTTTSACGVCGTTSIDDVTRTARYPLAPVAPTPDFVVSLPEKLKEGQRAFRRTGGIHAAAAVTAHGEVVAVREDVGRHNAADKVIGWMLMEDLVPATGMYLAMSSRASFELVQKAVLAGFSGLVAVSAATSLAVETAREAGLFLAGFTRPDRFNLYSGVLS from the coding sequence ATGGCGCGGCGACTCACGCGCAACCTCCGGGTGACCAAGGTCCGCTACCTCGGACAGGACCACCCGGAGGCAGACACACGCGCCGATACGCTCGCGGTGGAAGAGCCGCTGCAGATCCGCGTCGACGGCGAGGACTTCTCCACGACAATGCGCACCCCCGGCCACGACTTCGAGCTCGTCCACGGCCTGCTCCATGCCGAAGGAGTCATCACGACTCGCGAGGACCTCTCGACCCTGCGCTACTGCGCAGGCGCGACGGGACCTGGGGGAAGCAACACCTACAACACCGTCGATGTCGCGCTGTCCCGCCCCGCCGCCGGGCGCCTGCCGGTGCGCGCGCTGACCACCACGTCGGCGTGCGGGGTGTGCGGCACCACATCCATCGATGACGTCACGCGCACCGCACGCTACCCCCTCGCCCCGGTCGCGCCCACTCCGGACTTCGTCGTCTCACTGCCCGAGAAGCTCAAGGAGGGCCAGCGGGCGTTTCGCCGCACCGGGGGCATCCACGCAGCAGCCGCGGTCACCGCGCACGGGGAGGTCGTGGCGGTGCGCGAGGACGTGGGCCGGCACAACGCCGCCGACAAGGTCATCGGCTGGATGCTCATGGAAGACCTCGTGCCGGCTACCGGCATGTACCTGGCGATGAGCTCGCGGGCGAGCTTCGAGCTCGTGCAAAAGGCCGTGCTCGCCGGATTCTCCGGACTCGTCGCCGTCTCTGCGGCGACCTCGCTGGCGGTGGAGACGGCGCGAGAGGCCGGGCTCTTCCTCGCCGGGTTCACCCGCCCCGATCGCTTCAACCTCTACTCCGGCGTGCTCTCCTGA
- a CDS encoding MoaD/ThiS family protein: MLTIRYFAAARAARGQSSEQVDYAGSLGGLVAALGTTYTDRTAGGMTLAQVFERCSFLLNGARVDLDAQLGPGDRLDVLPPFAGG, encoded by the coding sequence ATGCTCACCATCAGGTACTTCGCCGCCGCGCGCGCCGCCCGCGGCCAATCCTCGGAGCAGGTGGACTACGCCGGGAGCTTGGGCGGGCTCGTCGCTGCGCTGGGCACCACATACACCGATCGCACCGCTGGCGGGATGACGCTCGCGCAGGTCTTCGAGCGCTGCAGCTTTCTGCTCAACGGCGCGCGCGTGGACCTTGATGCGCAGCTAGGGCCGGGCGATCGCCTCGACGTGCTCCCGCCGTTCGCGGGGGGCTAG
- the moaC gene encoding cyclic pyranopterin monophosphate synthase MoaC: MEPRATLSHVREDGSAHMVDVTGKAETSRAATATATVRTRPEVVEMIFRADLPKGDALPVARVAGIMAAKKTPELVPLCHPLPLGAITVDFTRHDSAVGITATVKTRGVTGVEMEALTAATTAALTVYDMIKAVDKHAEITDVKVVEKSGGKSGDWSLREG; this comes from the coding sequence ATGGAGCCTAGGGCCACGCTAAGCCACGTGCGGGAGGACGGGTCCGCCCACATGGTCGACGTCACCGGCAAGGCCGAGACCTCGCGGGCTGCCACCGCGACCGCCACTGTACGCACGCGGCCGGAGGTGGTGGAGATGATCTTTCGCGCGGACCTGCCCAAGGGCGATGCCCTGCCCGTCGCGCGCGTCGCGGGCATCATGGCAGCGAAGAAGACCCCGGAGCTGGTTCCCCTGTGCCACCCGCTGCCGCTTGGTGCGATCACGGTGGACTTCACCCGCCATGACTCCGCCGTGGGCATCACCGCAACCGTGAAAACGCGCGGGGTGACCGGTGTGGAGATGGAGGCGCTCACCGCCGCAACCACGGCAGCGCTTACCGTCTACGACATGATCAAGGCGGTGGACAAGCACGCCGAGATCACGGACGTGAAGGTGGTGGAGAAATCCGGCGGGAAATCCGGCGATTGGTCCCTGCGGGAGGGGTAG
- a CDS encoding molybdenum cofactor biosynthesis protein MoaE, which translates to MSQTRDALVVVASTRAAAGALEDTSGALAVEWLRGRGFACPEPVIVADADIPGYLDGLFRAPASLPDVLLTSGGTGLTPDDNTVEAITPHLDKELPGLVAEFFRRGAHNVPTAVLSGAVAGVAGRTFVMALPGSRGGVSDGLAVLEPVIDHIVDQVRGRRAGHPPADPGYVAEQTGKVIHTAITEAPLEDLVAQARRETSTRAMGALVSFDGVVRDHDGGQGVLGLTYSAHPDAPRVLAEVVGGVVTEHPAVRAWVAHRVGELAIGEIAFLVVTAAAHRGPAFAAAEEIADRVKAEVPIWKEQVMADGTTQWVGL; encoded by the coding sequence ATGAGCCAGACGAGAGATGCGCTCGTGGTCGTCGCCTCGACGAGGGCCGCGGCCGGCGCACTGGAAGACACCTCCGGTGCGCTCGCCGTCGAATGGCTGCGCGGGCGAGGATTCGCCTGCCCGGAGCCGGTCATTGTGGCAGACGCGGACATTCCCGGATACCTCGACGGCCTCTTTCGGGCGCCCGCATCGCTTCCCGACGTCCTGCTCACGTCAGGAGGAACCGGATTAACCCCGGATGACAACACGGTGGAGGCCATTACACCCCACCTGGATAAAGAGCTCCCCGGCCTTGTCGCCGAGTTTTTCCGCCGCGGCGCGCACAACGTCCCCACCGCAGTCCTCTCGGGCGCGGTGGCGGGGGTCGCGGGGCGCACCTTCGTCATGGCGCTGCCGGGCTCGCGCGGGGGAGTATCCGACGGCCTGGCCGTGCTCGAGCCCGTGATCGACCACATCGTCGACCAGGTGCGCGGACGCCGAGCGGGCCACCCGCCGGCCGACCCCGGCTACGTCGCCGAGCAGACGGGAAAGGTGATCCACACCGCGATCACCGAGGCTCCGCTGGAAGACCTCGTGGCGCAGGCGCGGCGGGAGACCTCGACGCGGGCCATGGGGGCGCTCGTGTCCTTCGACGGCGTAGTTCGAGACCACGACGGCGGCCAGGGCGTATTGGGGCTGACGTACAGCGCGCACCCGGACGCGCCCCGGGTGTTGGCCGAGGTGGTTGGCGGGGTCGTCACCGAGCACCCGGCCGTGCGAGCGTGGGTTGCGCACCGCGTCGGGGAGCTCGCCATCGGCGAGATCGCGTTCCTCGTCGTCACCGCGGCGGCACACCGCGGGCCCGCGTTTGCTGCGGCAGAGGAGATCGCCGACCGGGTCAAGGCGGAGGTGCCGATCTGGAAGGAGCAGGTGATGGCGGACGGAACGACGCAGTGGGTGGGGCTGTAA
- a CDS encoding ThiF family adenylyltransferase: MDAQWIARYRRQITLQGFGQRAQERLGRAHVVVVGAGGLGAPALLYLAGAGVGRLTIVDADSVELSNLHRQVIHTEGGIGTPKASSAAAEVRRRNSAIEVRAIARDVTADNAAELIGGADLVLDGTDNFAARYAISRACAREGIPHVWASILGFDAQVSVYWAGHGPCYEDIFPTPPPPGAVPSCADNGVLGPVVGVVGTTMALEAVKVLAGVGQPLIGRIGYFDGLRGEWEYIELEGSSPAAREDNTAAESTGSSLIDVREPEEYRTFHLPGARNVPLSLLRAAVPPDLIEEINREGSATVYCTAGVRSAEAIGLLEGAGARGLAQLEGGLNAWLDAQESTPE, from the coding sequence ATGGACGCGCAGTGGATTGCCCGTTACCGTCGGCAGATCACGCTGCAGGGCTTCGGCCAGCGCGCGCAGGAGCGCCTCGGTCGGGCCCACGTCGTCGTGGTCGGCGCCGGCGGTCTCGGCGCCCCGGCGCTGCTCTACCTCGCCGGTGCCGGGGTGGGCAGGTTGACAATCGTGGACGCAGATTCCGTCGAGCTGTCTAACCTCCACCGACAGGTCATCCACACCGAGGGTGGGATTGGCACCCCGAAGGCGTCCTCCGCCGCCGCGGAGGTCCGCCGGCGCAACTCCGCCATCGAGGTGCGCGCGATCGCCCGTGATGTCACAGCGGACAACGCCGCCGAGCTGATCGGGGGAGCAGACCTCGTGCTCGACGGGACCGATAACTTCGCCGCACGCTACGCCATCTCGCGGGCGTGCGCGCGGGAGGGTATCCCCCACGTGTGGGCCTCTATCCTGGGGTTCGACGCTCAGGTCTCCGTGTACTGGGCCGGGCACGGGCCCTGCTACGAGGACATCTTTCCCACCCCGCCGCCTCCCGGCGCGGTGCCGAGCTGCGCCGACAACGGGGTGCTCGGCCCAGTCGTCGGCGTCGTGGGCACGACGATGGCGCTCGAGGCGGTCAAGGTGCTCGCCGGCGTCGGGCAGCCGCTCATCGGGCGCATCGGCTACTTCGATGGCCTGCGCGGCGAGTGGGAATACATCGAGCTCGAGGGCAGCTCACCCGCCGCGCGCGAGGACAATACGGCCGCAGAGTCTACGGGCAGCTCGCTTATCGACGTCCGAGAGCCCGAGGAATACCGCACCTTCCATCTCCCCGGAGCGAGAAACGTGCCGCTGAGCCTCTTGCGCGCAGCGGTCCCCCCGGACCTCATCGAAGAGATCAACCGGGAAGGCTCCGCCACCGTCTACTGCACGGCCGGGGTTCGCTCCGCTGAGGCCATCGGGCTCCTCGAGGGCGCTGGGGCGAGGGGGCTTGCCCAGCTCGAAGGCGGGCTTAACGCCTGGCTGGATGCTCAGGAGAGCACGCCGGAGTAG